The following proteins come from a genomic window of Alicyclobacillus dauci:
- a CDS encoding enoyl-CoA hydratase/isomerase family protein, with amino-acid sequence MSDVVSYFVDGVCARIHIENPPVNALNLEAFAALDSYLCEAERDDEVCVILITAAGTKAFVAGIDIKQVLTFEDDEMGHFNGVSGRALRRIESCSKPVVCAVNGLAYGAGFELALACDFRLAAQNAVFALPELTLGIIPGGGGTQRLTRLIGEARSKEITMLGRSLSADEAKTVGLVCDVVGAEELQNKAQELVNHLAKRPAVALAQAKRVIHLALDVPLESGLTEENQAFMTAFSSVDGREGVRAFSERRKPVFVGK; translated from the coding sequence ATGAGTGATGTTGTGAGTTACTTTGTTGATGGTGTCTGTGCGCGAATTCACATTGAAAACCCGCCAGTTAACGCTTTAAACCTGGAGGCGTTTGCGGCATTGGACAGTTATTTGTGTGAGGCAGAAAGGGACGACGAGGTTTGCGTCATTCTTATCACTGCGGCAGGGACGAAGGCCTTTGTAGCAGGTATCGATATCAAACAAGTTCTCACCTTTGAGGACGACGAAATGGGTCACTTTAACGGTGTGTCTGGCCGGGCACTTCGGCGGATCGAGTCATGCTCTAAACCTGTGGTATGTGCTGTAAACGGATTAGCCTATGGGGCTGGGTTTGAACTTGCCTTGGCATGTGATTTTCGATTAGCCGCTCAGAATGCCGTTTTTGCGCTTCCCGAGTTGACGTTGGGAATTATCCCGGGCGGTGGCGGTACCCAGCGTCTGACGCGTTTGATCGGGGAAGCGCGAAGCAAGGAAATCACCATGTTGGGACGCTCGCTTAGTGCCGATGAAGCAAAGACCGTTGGTTTGGTCTGTGACGTTGTTGGCGCTGAAGAACTACAGAACAAAGCTCAGGAACTGGTCAATCATTTAGCAAAGCGGCCGGCCGTTGCATTGGCACAGGCAAAGCGGGTCATTCACCTTGCCCTGGATGTACCGCTTGAATCAGGGCTTACTGAAGAAAATCAAGCGTTTATGACCGCCTTTTCGAGTGTGGACGGACGGGAAGGTGTACGTGCGTTCTCGGAGCGGAGAAAACCCGTATTTGTTGGGAAATAA
- a CDS encoding 3-hydroxyacyl-CoA dehydrogenase family protein, whose amino-acid sequence MIDIELLGVVGAGSMGAGIAHLAAQNGFHVVLVDTVPQALESASTRIRSLMEKSIAKGKITAQDMDEVLSRIKLTSDLRQLSEVDFVVEAIIEDSETKQALFRQLDTICRADVILTTNTSSISITSIASATSRAGRVVGMHFFNPPQVMRLVEVVRGYETSDETVLVTKTVAERMRKTTVEVKRDTPGFIVNRIMIPQFIEAIRLVEEGVASKEDIDTAVKLGLNYPMGPFELQDFAGVEIGLHVMDVFYNELKDSRFAAPQSLRTLIRAGRVGRKVKKGWYDYDGGERHE is encoded by the coding sequence ATGATTGACATCGAACTACTTGGCGTCGTGGGTGCGGGGAGTATGGGTGCTGGTATCGCACACCTAGCGGCCCAAAATGGATTTCACGTGGTTCTCGTAGATACCGTGCCTCAAGCTTTGGAAAGTGCGTCTACGCGGATACGATCGCTCATGGAAAAGTCAATTGCAAAGGGCAAAATTACAGCACAAGACATGGATGAGGTTCTCTCTCGAATCAAATTGACTTCTGATCTCAGGCAATTATCGGAAGTGGATTTTGTCGTGGAGGCCATTATTGAGGATTCGGAGACGAAGCAGGCGTTGTTCCGTCAATTGGACACTATTTGCAGGGCAGACGTGATTTTAACGACCAACACGTCTTCTATATCTATCACGAGTATTGCGTCAGCCACTAGTCGTGCCGGCCGTGTAGTCGGGATGCATTTCTTTAATCCACCGCAAGTGATGCGACTGGTTGAAGTTGTACGAGGTTACGAGACAAGTGATGAAACTGTGTTAGTTACGAAAACTGTTGCCGAGCGGATGAGGAAAACGACAGTTGAAGTCAAGCGAGATACGCCTGGATTTATCGTCAACCGCATTATGATTCCCCAGTTTATTGAAGCCATCCGGTTGGTTGAGGAGGGCGTCGCGAGTAAAGAGGATATTGATACCGCGGTAAAACTTGGGCTGAACTACCCCATGGGTCCCTTCGAGTTGCAGGACTTTGCTGGCGTTGAAATCGGGTTGCACGTCATGGACGTGTTCTACAACGAGCTGAAGGACTCAAGGTTTGCGGCACCGCAGTCATTGCGTACATTGATTCGCGCTGGACGGGTTGGTCGAAAGGTTAAGAAGGGCTGGTATGACTATGACGGAGGCGAACGTCATGAGTGA
- a CDS encoding type IA DNA topoisomerase has protein sequence MAEKPSVARDIAGVIGGVRRHSGYIEAREYTITWAVGHLVTLADAHDYDRKYKKWSAEDLPIVPKPFRLKVVESSKEQYNVVASLLKRAKEVIVATDAGREGQLIYELIALSAGYKGKAKRLWLSSLTEGAIREALNGLKNNIDYRNLYFAGFARAQADWLVGINATRAMTTHAGTLLTIGRVQTPTLAMIVHRDCQIEQFKPEPYFELEVIFTHVNGEYKGKWFDGDKQTRFNNKESADRILGKVKGQSACITKLTQKTVPEQPPQLFDLTSLQRTANQKFGFTADQTLKLAQSLYETHKVLTYPRTDSRYVSDDIVPTLRKRLSAAGKMFPELTDLIPHVIRPTKRVVNGAKVSDHHAIIPTETTVSTTLRPDERKIYELVTKQTLAALLVPAEWASTTIKTTMGGELFKTSGRVLVKSGWKSVFGTDTPDSTDKKVDDEDTQATLPMVEEGDKVTARDAVVLSKQTKPPSHFTEASLLSAMEHAGRQVDDETLAEALKDRGLGTPATRASIIEKIKRDGYVEVNKKHLVATNKGRALIEAIHIDALKSPELTGDWEHRLAQIESGNDDAGQFISEITEFTRTVVATINQTQVDMILEGQSISREAVGTCPLCGGAVIETKKSYGCVNWKTQGCKFTVWKRISGHKVTQTQVKELLTKKRTKRLKFKSKAGKDFEARLVLTPDASVEFEFERRAGKGE, from the coding sequence ATTGCAGAGAAACCTTCTGTCGCGCGCGACATCGCCGGAGTGATAGGCGGAGTGAGACGGCACAGTGGGTACATTGAAGCCCGAGAATACACCATCACTTGGGCTGTTGGCCACCTCGTCACACTGGCTGACGCACACGACTACGATAGAAAATACAAGAAGTGGAGCGCTGAGGATCTACCTATTGTGCCGAAACCATTTCGGCTAAAAGTAGTTGAATCAAGCAAAGAACAGTACAACGTTGTTGCGTCGCTCTTAAAACGAGCAAAAGAAGTCATAGTCGCGACAGATGCAGGGCGCGAGGGACAACTCATTTATGAGCTGATTGCCCTTTCGGCTGGATACAAGGGCAAAGCCAAGCGCCTCTGGTTGTCTTCTCTGACGGAGGGTGCCATTCGCGAGGCGTTGAATGGCTTGAAGAACAATATAGATTACAGAAATCTCTACTTTGCCGGTTTTGCTCGCGCACAGGCAGATTGGCTGGTGGGCATCAATGCTACACGGGCCATGACCACGCACGCAGGAACGCTGCTCACCATTGGCCGAGTCCAGACGCCGACACTGGCGATGATCGTTCATCGAGATTGTCAAATTGAACAATTTAAGCCGGAACCATACTTTGAGTTGGAAGTTATTTTTACGCATGTGAACGGTGAGTACAAAGGCAAATGGTTTGATGGGGATAAGCAGACGCGTTTTAACAACAAGGAAAGTGCTGACCGAATACTTGGGAAAGTTAAAGGACAATCAGCGTGCATCACCAAGCTCACACAAAAGACTGTGCCGGAACAGCCACCTCAGCTTTTTGATTTAACGTCGCTCCAGCGTACCGCTAACCAGAAATTTGGATTTACGGCAGACCAAACGCTAAAGTTGGCGCAATCTCTCTACGAAACACACAAAGTGCTCACGTATCCGAGGACGGACAGCCGCTACGTCTCCGACGACATCGTCCCGACTTTACGCAAGCGACTGAGCGCAGCGGGCAAGATGTTCCCCGAGTTAACTGACCTGATTCCTCATGTCATCCGCCCAACAAAAAGAGTCGTTAACGGTGCAAAAGTGAGTGATCATCACGCGATTATACCGACGGAAACAACTGTTTCTACCACACTGAGACCAGACGAGCGGAAGATTTACGAGTTGGTGACCAAGCAAACCCTTGCAGCTTTACTGGTGCCCGCAGAGTGGGCATCGACGACAATAAAAACAACCATGGGGGGCGAGTTGTTTAAGACGAGTGGACGAGTTCTCGTGAAAAGTGGCTGGAAGTCGGTTTTTGGAACGGACACCCCCGATTCTACCGACAAGAAAGTCGACGATGAGGATACGCAAGCAACGTTACCCATGGTCGAAGAGGGAGATAAGGTGACCGCAAGAGACGCTGTCGTCTTGTCAAAACAGACGAAGCCGCCATCGCACTTTACGGAGGCGTCCCTCTTATCTGCCATGGAACATGCTGGAAGACAGGTGGACGATGAAACGTTAGCTGAAGCGCTCAAGGACCGCGGGTTGGGCACCCCTGCCACTCGGGCGTCCATCATCGAAAAAATTAAACGCGACGGCTACGTTGAAGTGAATAAGAAACACCTCGTAGCAACCAACAAAGGACGTGCCTTAATTGAGGCGATTCACATCGACGCACTCAAATCCCCGGAACTGACAGGCGACTGGGAGCACCGTCTGGCTCAAATCGAGTCCGGCAACGATGATGCAGGTCAATTTATCAGTGAAATCACGGAGTTCACACGGACGGTCGTTGCAACGATTAATCAAACGCAAGTGGACATGATCCTTGAGGGTCAGTCAATCTCTCGTGAGGCTGTCGGTACATGCCCCTTGTGCGGCGGAGCCGTCATTGAGACGAAAAAATCGTACGGATGCGTGAACTGGAAAACACAGGGTTGCAAATTCACTGTCTGGAAGCGCATTTCCGGCCATAAGGTGACGCAAACACAGGTGAAGGAGCTTCTCACGAAAAAGCGAACGAAGCGATTGAAGTTTAAAAGCAAGGCAGGTAAAGATTTCGAAGCGCGTTTAGTACTAACACCTGACGCCAGCGTGGAATTCGAGTTCGAAAGACGTGCAGGTAAGGGCGAATAA
- a CDS encoding ATP-binding protein: protein MVYEEPYYVTESKNRAQVAGIDLSAIPVLRTRRSEHELAQRQRDYAEVLSVGQYFAAKLFHQMRGIPFMVAITDEVGLVLQVFGDAAIQRTMDELGIGLGMQFTEEDFGPNAVNIALLERTPVRLIGRDHYQEHLHDLACYSVPLKNYMDGTVIGTVSIMTAAQLSHPTYLTILIMTVDAIERELVLRKRNAELDVLNQVILNKSPCGVIITDTRGQVSMVNSFVEKMTGISRNSMLNQPTKDMPVVGSYMDTVIKRGEVYHNVELDFQNPLTHYHHVCLFDALPIRDKDNHVIGAYGQLRDITERKCQTLQLQHANILLRESFDHLQEGENQLRTLINALPSLIVLKDRRGRWLEANDTALNFFGITAEGYKGKTNEQLSRDSVVSGEFWEVVQKTDEETWRSASTNRFENSYVRPDGTTLTFEVTKGPIFDSIGELNGTVVVARDITERRQTEEMLRRTEKLAIVGQLAAGVTHEIRNPLTALKGFLKLISTSDNPQKFIDIMENELNRIEAVTNEMLLLAKPRARNFRMIDMKQRLIEVIQLLSTEAIMRSVEIVFSADNNVHSVECDASDMEQLFINVVRNAIDATPDSGKIVIESTQQEDEIVVRVRDSGIGIPGDVVKRLGTPFYTTKEHGTGLGLMICQKIIAQHGGRLAIDSEVGQGTTVTIALPCRQSVEGSA from the coding sequence GTGGTGTACGAAGAGCCTTATTACGTGACGGAGTCGAAAAACAGAGCGCAGGTAGCAGGTATTGACTTATCAGCAATTCCAGTATTGAGAACTAGACGGTCTGAACACGAATTAGCGCAACGACAAAGAGATTATGCTGAGGTCTTGTCCGTTGGACAGTATTTTGCCGCGAAATTGTTCCATCAGATGAGAGGCATCCCGTTTATGGTCGCCATCACTGATGAAGTTGGATTGGTGCTTCAGGTTTTCGGCGATGCGGCTATTCAAAGGACGATGGATGAGCTGGGAATCGGTCTGGGGATGCAGTTCACTGAGGAAGACTTCGGACCCAATGCAGTCAACATTGCCCTCTTAGAACGCACGCCTGTGAGGTTAATCGGCAGAGATCACTATCAAGAGCATCTTCACGATCTCGCCTGCTACTCCGTCCCCCTGAAAAATTACATGGATGGAACGGTGATAGGCACCGTCAGTATTATGACAGCCGCACAGTTATCTCATCCGACCTATTTAACGATTTTAATTATGACTGTCGACGCGATTGAACGAGAGCTCGTACTGAGAAAGCGCAACGCGGAACTAGATGTACTGAACCAGGTCATCCTCAATAAATCACCATGCGGGGTCATTATCACTGACACCCGTGGGCAAGTTTCCATGGTGAATTCGTTTGTCGAGAAAATGACGGGCATCAGTCGGAACAGTATGCTCAACCAACCTACAAAAGATATGCCTGTAGTCGGTTCTTATATGGATACCGTCATAAAACGAGGTGAGGTCTATCACAACGTTGAGCTAGATTTTCAAAACCCCCTGACACATTATCACCACGTATGTCTGTTTGATGCATTGCCCATTCGTGACAAAGACAACCACGTAATCGGTGCGTACGGTCAGTTGCGTGACATTACTGAACGTAAATGTCAAACACTCCAACTCCAGCACGCCAACATATTGTTGCGAGAGTCATTTGATCATTTGCAGGAAGGCGAGAATCAGTTACGGACGCTCATTAACGCACTCCCAAGTCTGATCGTTCTAAAGGATCGAAGGGGACGATGGTTAGAAGCGAATGATACAGCGTTAAACTTCTTTGGAATTACAGCAGAGGGTTATAAAGGAAAGACAAACGAACAATTATCCCGTGATAGTGTGGTTTCAGGCGAATTTTGGGAAGTCGTTCAGAAGACAGACGAAGAAACTTGGCGGTCAGCGTCCACGAATCGATTTGAAAATAGTTATGTAAGACCCGACGGTACAACATTGACATTTGAAGTGACTAAGGGACCGATATTTGATTCCATTGGCGAGCTAAATGGCACCGTCGTCGTTGCCCGAGATATAACAGAGCGACGGCAGACGGAAGAGATGCTCAGGAGAACAGAAAAATTGGCTATCGTTGGTCAATTAGCAGCTGGCGTAACGCACGAAATCCGCAATCCTTTAACCGCTTTAAAGGGATTTTTAAAGCTCATATCCACATCTGACAATCCCCAGAAGTTTATTGACATCATGGAAAACGAGTTGAATCGAATCGAGGCTGTGACCAACGAGATGTTACTCCTTGCTAAACCCAGGGCAAGGAATTTTAGGATGATCGACATGAAACAGCGGCTGATTGAAGTCATTCAACTGCTCAGTACAGAAGCGATTATGAGAAGCGTGGAGATCGTTTTTAGTGCAGATAACAATGTTCACTCGGTTGAGTGTGACGCAAGTGACATGGAACAATTGTTTATCAATGTTGTAAGAAACGCGATCGACGCGACACCTGACAGTGGCAAGATTGTCATTGAATCCACCCAGCAGGAAGACGAAATTGTCGTTCGAGTCCGCGACAGCGGAATTGGCATTCCCGGAGACGTAGTGAAGAGGCTGGGTACCCCATTTTACACGACAAAGGAACATGGAACGGGTCTCGGACTCATGATATGTCAAAAGATCATCGCTCAGCATGGTGGACGACTCGCGATTGACAGCGAAGTGGGGCAAGGAACGACGGTGACCATCGCTTTACCGTGCAGGCAATCCGTTGAAGGGAGTGCCTGA
- a CDS encoding DUF2642 domain-containing protein: MSCLQEFTGRYVDVTLSGNKCITGYLVGIGLDILVINQYGNFYYTPLVHVQNVSLGTFSEGIVETPPTQEHPFCVNDESISFRKALLNARGHFVEIYVSGNTTIHGYLTSIMNDYFVFHSPVYKTIFVTLSHLKWLIPYRDDVTPYALDTDSIPHRSVPGSLPRTFKEQCKKLCGKLVIFDMGDHPNKIGQLKSVDSDSSMAELVTANGTKYLLNMDHLKTVYLP; this comes from the coding sequence ATGAGTTGTTTGCAGGAGTTCACTGGACGATATGTGGACGTCACGTTGTCTGGAAATAAATGTATAACTGGGTATTTGGTTGGAATCGGTCTCGACATTCTCGTGATCAATCAATACGGAAACTTCTATTACACGCCACTTGTCCACGTCCAAAACGTATCACTTGGCACATTTTCGGAAGGAATTGTGGAAACACCGCCCACGCAGGAACATCCATTTTGTGTGAATGACGAAAGTATCTCATTTCGCAAGGCTTTGCTGAACGCGCGAGGACATTTCGTAGAAATTTATGTGTCCGGGAATACGACGATTCACGGGTACCTTACCAGTATCATGAATGATTATTTTGTATTCCACTCACCAGTGTATAAGACCATTTTTGTCACGTTGAGTCATCTTAAATGGCTCATTCCGTATCGCGACGACGTCACCCCCTATGCACTTGATACGGACTCGATTCCCCACCGCTCGGTGCCCGGTTCTCTTCCAAGAACATTTAAGGAACAGTGCAAAAAACTATGCGGCAAACTGGTCATCTTCGACATGGGCGATCATCCAAACAAGATTGGCCAATTAAAATCTGTTGATTCCGACAGCAGTATGGCCGAGCTTGTCACAGCGAACGGAACAAAATACTTATTAAACATGGACCATTTGAAAACTGTTTACCTGCCGTAG
- a CDS encoding arsenic transporter yields the protein MQTWTVILTVASFIMTVVLILWRPRGLNEAIPAICGAALTVLSGSVSLEDLRTIGADVGGATVTILSTIAMAIVLESFGVFQFAANFLARLSKNSGVRLFWYINLMSLLMTMFFNNDGGIIIATPILLILLNKLGLKPHQQIPYLISGALIDTAASAPIGVSNIVNLISLKIIGMNLITFSSMMFVPAMTGLGVLSLLNYLVLKKELPRDLAANRAVQGPRPHLQHRSVWPPRRAFPTLERHTQKEIEFDVPSKAKVRFIRNVLLYVLAVRVGLFLGAYFGIPVSVTAVLGAAILLVWRWLKMRTSPIDVIKKTPWHILVFAFGMYVVVYGMHKIGLTTWLMREIEPLVTGSGLHAVATTAILVTIMSNIFNNHPALMIGTLTLTNMHLDPMTLKVAYLGNVIGSDIGSLIMPIGLLATLIWMYILKQHHVHISWGRYIRLTAIVIPVTVLVTILLVYGWVHLIY from the coding sequence ATGCAGACTTGGACTGTAATACTGACGGTTGCATCCTTCATTATGACGGTTGTATTAATTCTGTGGAGACCTCGGGGACTCAACGAAGCAATTCCCGCGATTTGTGGAGCGGCACTGACGGTGTTGAGCGGTTCGGTTTCCCTGGAAGACTTGAGGACGATTGGAGCCGATGTGGGTGGCGCCACAGTCACTATCTTGTCAACGATTGCAATGGCTATTGTTCTTGAAAGCTTTGGTGTCTTTCAATTTGCTGCGAATTTTTTAGCTAGACTATCAAAAAACTCTGGCGTTCGTTTGTTTTGGTACATCAATTTGATGAGTCTACTGATGACAATGTTTTTTAACAATGATGGCGGGATCATCATTGCGACGCCAATTTTGCTGATTCTTCTCAACAAACTAGGACTGAAGCCGCATCAGCAAATCCCGTATTTAATCAGTGGTGCGTTGATTGACACTGCGGCGAGTGCCCCCATTGGCGTGAGCAACATTGTCAACCTAATTTCTTTGAAAATTATCGGTATGAATTTGATCACATTTTCTTCGATGATGTTCGTTCCGGCAATGACCGGTCTTGGCGTACTTTCACTACTAAATTACTTGGTATTGAAGAAGGAGTTACCCCGCGATCTCGCTGCAAACCGCGCAGTTCAGGGGCCACGGCCACACCTGCAGCACAGGAGCGTATGGCCACCGCGTCGGGCATTTCCCACCCTGGAGCGACATACGCAAAAGGAGATTGAATTCGACGTTCCATCCAAAGCAAAGGTGCGGTTCATTAGAAATGTGCTGCTATATGTATTAGCAGTACGTGTGGGGCTATTTCTCGGCGCCTACTTTGGGATACCGGTATCGGTCACCGCCGTTCTTGGTGCAGCCATACTACTCGTATGGCGTTGGCTGAAGATGCGCACTTCACCAATAGATGTGATAAAGAAGACACCATGGCACATTTTAGTCTTCGCATTTGGTATGTATGTCGTGGTCTACGGGATGCATAAGATCGGATTAACTACATGGTTGATGCGTGAGATCGAGCCACTGGTTACAGGAAGCGGGCTTCATGCTGTTGCAACAACGGCAATTCTCGTGACAATCATGTCCAACATCTTTAATAACCATCCCGCGTTAATGATCGGAACGTTGACACTGACGAACATGCATCTCGATCCAATGACGCTTAAGGTTGCGTATCTCGGGAATGTCATCGGAAGTGACATCGGATCGCTTATTATGCCAATCGGGCTGCTGGCTACGCTGATCTGGATGTATATACTGAAACAACACCACGTTCATATCAGTTGGGGGCGATATATTCGGCTCACGGCGATTGTCATTCCAGTAACTGTTCTTGTGACAATACTCTTAGTCTATGGTTGGGTGCACCTTATATATTAA
- a CDS encoding VanW family protein, producing MLSLVLALSLHTVINTSPISLQQPVAKQSSLAAMSSHSAGQTERTFPVSLYLPTDPPPPGRAIAINRNLKYLLAQRTTNYYHASPSQQKNIQLVAQRLNGIVVRPGEVFSYNRRLGPYTQQNGYHWGRAFSGDRIVPSMGGGVCQGASTLYSALLRTGLPIVERHNHSLLVPYLPAGEDATVSMSSGMDFRFKNNHSSPILITAQAYPKERLLTVALWGAQPPKVVSVHHKVLAYYTHKTIRKHTAHDDDDDDETVVAPGQDGGKVSTWLEIKTDRGNQKKYVGTDTYYPSPRIIAVGSDD from the coding sequence GTGCTTTCACTTGTACTCGCGTTAAGCCTGCATACCGTCATCAATACAAGCCCTATCTCACTCCAACAACCGGTAGCGAAACAGTCATCCCTTGCTGCTATGTCTTCGCACTCAGCCGGACAAACTGAAAGAACATTTCCGGTGTCATTGTACTTACCCACAGATCCCCCTCCTCCGGGACGTGCGATTGCCATAAATAGAAACCTCAAATACCTACTGGCTCAGCGGACGACAAACTATTATCATGCAAGCCCGTCTCAGCAAAAAAATATTCAACTCGTGGCACAACGCTTGAATGGTATCGTCGTTCGGCCGGGGGAAGTATTTTCTTATAACAGGCGTCTCGGTCCGTATACTCAGCAGAACGGCTATCACTGGGGACGAGCCTTTTCGGGTGATCGGATTGTACCTTCAATGGGTGGCGGGGTTTGCCAGGGAGCCAGTACACTTTATTCGGCGTTGCTCCGTACAGGGTTACCTATCGTCGAGCGACACAATCATTCCCTCCTTGTTCCATATCTTCCGGCCGGTGAGGACGCAACGGTTTCCATGTCGTCAGGGATGGACTTTCGGTTCAAAAACAATCATTCGTCTCCCATTCTGATCACGGCACAGGCGTATCCAAAAGAGCGACTTCTCACAGTCGCATTGTGGGGTGCACAACCACCAAAAGTCGTCTCTGTCCATCACAAAGTGCTCGCATATTACACACACAAAACCATCCGCAAGCATACCGCCCACGACGATGACGATGACGATGAGACTGTGGTAGCTCCTGGTCAAGATGGCGGAAAAGTGTCCACTTGGTTGGAGATCAAGACCGACAGAGGAAACCAAAAGAAATACGTTGGGACAGACACATATTATCCAAGTCCGAGGATCATAGCGGTCGGATCGGATGATTAA
- a CDS encoding ABC transporter substrate-binding protein: MSKWRRLFQKWRVKRFSHLAMVAFLGITVSAASLGATGCGTNDNTIVIAGKNFPEQDIMADVMKLLIEHDTNLHVKMYTWLDSSVTWNAMKQGKIDAYVEYTGTGLVNVLHEPPQSDPQKVYNLVKKQFEQKYHVTWLNPIGFNNTYAMVMTQSEASKLGIHTISQMAAKSDQFRLGAEQEFVTRQDTLKALQRVYHVNFKDVKTMDIGLKYVALANGQVDVADGYSTDGDIPHLHLVVLQDDKHVFPPYYACPVIRDSVLKAHPELKTVLNKLSGKISDAEMQKLNEQVVIEHKPAMEVAKAWLQQQGLIS; the protein is encoded by the coding sequence GTGAGTAAGTGGCGACGTTTGTTTCAGAAGTGGAGGGTAAAGCGCTTTTCACATCTTGCGATGGTTGCATTTTTGGGTATCACGGTCAGTGCGGCAAGTCTCGGTGCAACAGGTTGCGGGACGAACGATAACACCATCGTCATTGCCGGGAAGAACTTTCCCGAACAAGACATTATGGCAGACGTAATGAAATTGTTAATTGAGCATGACACGAATTTGCACGTGAAAATGTACACGTGGCTCGACAGCAGTGTCACGTGGAATGCCATGAAGCAGGGGAAAATCGACGCCTATGTGGAGTACACCGGAACGGGACTGGTGAATGTTCTACATGAGCCTCCTCAATCGGATCCGCAAAAAGTGTACAATCTCGTGAAGAAACAGTTCGAGCAAAAATACCACGTGACCTGGTTGAACCCGATTGGATTTAACAACACGTACGCCATGGTCATGACGCAGAGCGAAGCGTCTAAGCTTGGCATTCACACAATTTCGCAGATGGCCGCTAAATCTGACCAGTTCAGGCTTGGCGCGGAACAGGAATTTGTCACGCGACAGGATACACTGAAGGCCTTGCAGCGTGTCTATCACGTCAACTTCAAAGATGTGAAGACAATGGATATTGGGCTGAAGTATGTCGCGCTCGCAAATGGTCAAGTGGATGTCGCAGACGGTTACTCAACGGACGGGGACATTCCTCATTTGCACTTGGTCGTGCTCCAGGATGATAAACATGTGTTTCCACCGTATTACGCCTGTCCCGTCATTCGGGATAGTGTGCTCAAGGCTCACCCTGAGCTGAAGACAGTGTTGAACAAATTGTCGGGGAAAATCAGCGACGCAGAGATGCAGAAATTGAATGAACAGGTCGTGATCGAGCATAAACCAGCCATGGAGGTTGCAAAGGCTTGGTTGCAACAACAGGGCTTAATTTCATGA
- a CDS encoding ABC transporter permease yields the protein MNTFFQTMVNEAPEIFNKVGQHIYLSIIAIALACIISIPLGIYLTRHPKLATPVIVVVSIIQTIPSLALLGFMIPLFGIGTLPALIALLLYALLPIVRNTYTGILEVDKSLLEAGKGMGMTRQQVLWMVELPLSRSVIMAGVRTSTVQTIGVATLATFIGAGGLGDLIIRGIDMIDTQLILAGAIPAALLAILFDFLLLWLDRVFTPKGMRSSGQVDGTVTQQK from the coding sequence ATACTTTCTTTCAGACAATGGTGAACGAAGCACCCGAAATTTTTAACAAAGTCGGTCAGCATATCTATCTTTCCATCATTGCTATCGCGTTGGCGTGCATCATTTCCATTCCCCTCGGGATTTACTTGACGCGCCACCCGAAACTCGCCACACCGGTGATCGTCGTCGTCTCCATCATCCAGACTATCCCAAGCCTGGCTTTGCTCGGGTTTATGATTCCCTTGTTTGGCATCGGCACACTGCCAGCGCTCATTGCGCTGTTGTTGTACGCGCTATTGCCGATTGTTCGAAACACCTATACCGGGATACTTGAAGTGGACAAATCACTCTTGGAAGCCGGGAAGGGCATGGGCATGACGAGACAACAGGTCCTGTGGATGGTTGAGTTGCCGCTGTCGCGCAGTGTTATTATGGCTGGCGTTCGCACATCTACCGTCCAGACGATTGGTGTAGCCACTCTGGCGACATTTATCGGTGCTGGTGGTTTAGGTGACCTGATCATTCGTGGTATCGACATGATCGACACGCAATTGATTTTAGCCGGGGCCATACCGGCGGCTCTACTCGCTATCCTCTTTGATTTTCTGCTGCTTTGGCTAGACAGGGTGTTTACACCCAAAGGAATGCGCAGTTCAGGTCAAGTTGACGGGACCGTGACGCAGCAGAAATAA